A part of Cotesia glomerata isolate CgM1 linkage group LG4, MPM_Cglom_v2.3, whole genome shotgun sequence genomic DNA contains:
- the LOC123262601 gene encoding probable cytosolic oligopeptidase A, whose translation MAISFCAKRIKILKSYSFNKLTVRNNGFIILLPEIGEDLPEKDPLIKADGFPEFNTFSVERAMAAVGKETTTYEQEVQKLEQQITMKNKVDIVNDLINPLELLHVRLHTTWNITKALYFGNQSLMPTQYYESIHTNMAKANSVPHMSVPLYKAWKKALENPDSNLTPAQQKIIEKHALEGRLNGLDLERKKRDRFTYSNIKINQKRTDFAQLIKFATKMFRTTIDNPHIFKEFPEEFLKFTAVNPNEYEKGPWKITLEPHIVDTFMQYCPDRDQRWNVWQALVSRGAQRGENTLRTSSTLEDIRDHKMEQAKLLGYKSFSHMSMETKMAGSLENIYRVMDNLLEIARPAQEKEFSELTKFAKDRGFTGELMAWDIDYWSRKYAKSVYNFNEEATRDYFPLPQVLKGLFKLIENLFDVQIVEAPVKPDVWHADVRFFEVYDLAAQSPQPVAHFYLDPYERGRKMVSAKTASWAVPIQPRSLVAEKKPLVALIFNFKPPVGDNPSLLTFQDVTYLFKQVGHALQHLLTKVDYSMVGGTNYVQWDAVEVNSNVFGNWLYEPEVLNSICRHHKTGESMPADQLESIHQMRRHMAGYKLCKELYFGRLDLVLHETPDFWVPIVAKLYKQHFVFPLDKMDSHLTSWSAIFSENMGAAYYSYLWAEMLAADVYSAFQEIPQGDNGKDLRKQTGARFRETYLSLGGSVHASQVFRQFRGRDPNYEALLRNVGLKDDEVDD comes from the exons atggcgATATCATTCTGCGCAAAGAGAATTAAAATTCTCAAAAGTTATTCCTTTAACAAACTGACAGTTCGTAATAATGGATTTATTAtact tcttCCAGAAATTGGGGAAGATTTACCCGAAAAAGACCCTCTTATTAAAGCGGATGGCTTTCCAGAGTTTAATACCTTCTCAGTGGAGCGTGCCATGGCTGCTGTAGGCAAGGAAACCACCACTTACGAGCAGGAGGTCCAGAAGCTCGAGCAGCAGATTACAA tgAAAAACAAAGTTGACATTGTCAATGACCTGATAAATCCCTTGGAGCTGTTGCATGTCAGGTTGCACACGACCTGGAACATCACCAAGGCGCTTTATTTCGGGAACCAGAGCCTCATGCCGACCCAGTACTACGAGTCCATCCACACTAACATGGCAAAAGCAAACTCCGTGCCCCACATGAGTGTCCCGCTGTACAAAGCTTGGAAGAAAGCTCTGGAGAATCCAGACAGCAATCTTACACCCGCTCAGCAAAAAATCATCGAGAAGCACGCTCTGGAGGGCAGGTTGAACGGTCTGGACCTCGAAAGAAAGAAGCGGGATCGTTTCACGTACTCGAATATTAAAATCAACCAGAAGAGGACCGACTTTGCTCAGTTAATTAAATTCGCGACTAAGATGTTCCGCACGACGATTGACAATCCTCATATATTCAAAGAATTCCCGGAGGAGTTTTTGAAGTTCACGGCTGTTAATCCTAATGAGTATGAAAAGGGTCCGTGGAAAATTACTCTAGAGCCACACATTGTTGATACTTTTATGCAATATTGTCCAGATCGAGATCAAAG GTGGAACGTTTGGCAAGCCTTAGTCAGCCGCGGAGCGCAGCGCGGCGAGAACACTTTAAGAACCAGTTCCACCCTCGAAGACATCCGTGACCACAAAATGGAGCAAGCAAAACTCCTCGGCTACAAATCCTTCTCCCACATGAGCATGGAGACCAAAATGGCGGGCAGCCTAGAGAACATCTACCGGGTGATGGACAACCTCCTGGAGATAGCTCGCCCTGCTCAAGAGAAAGAATTCTCAGAGCTGACCAAGTTCGCGAAAGACCGCGGGTTCACCGGCGAGCTGATGGCCTGGGACATCGACTACTGGAGCAGAAAGTACGCCAAGAGCGTGTATAACTTCAACGAGGAAGCTACGAGAGACTACTTTCCCCTCCCACAAGTCCTCAAAGGTCtctttaaattgatagaaaatttattcgacGTCCAGATCGTCGAAGCTCCTGTAAAGCCCGACGTGTGGCACGCAGACGTAAGATTCTTCGAAGTGTACGACCTGGCTGCCCAGTCACCGCAGCCGGTCGCTCATTTCTACCTGGACCCTTACGAGCGAGGCCGCAAGATGGTCTCTGCTAAAACAGCTTCCTGGGCAGTTCCGATCCAGCCGAGGAGCTTGGTGGCCGAGAAGAAGCCCCTGGTGGCTTTGATCTTCAACTTCAAGCCTCCGGTAGGCGACAACCCGTCGCTGCTCACCTTCCAGGACGTGACTTATCTCTTCAAGCAAGTCGGCCATGCTCTGCAGCATCTTTTAACCAAGGTTGACTACAGCATGGTCGGAGGCACCAACTACGTCCAGTGGGACGCTGTGGAGGTCAACAGCAATGTCTTCGGCAACTGGCTTTATGAACCAGAGGTGTTAAATTCCATTTGCAGGCACCACAAAACAGGTGAGTCGATGCCAGCTGACCAGCTGGAGAGCATCCACCAGATGCGCAGGCACATGGCCGGTTACAAACTCTGCAAGGAGCTCTATTTTGGAAGGCTTGACCTGGTCCTTCATGAGACTCCGGACTTTTGGGTTCCAATTGTCGCTAAATTGTATAAACAGCACTTTGTCTTTCCGCTGGATAAAATGGACTCGCATTTGACATCCTGGAGCGCGATTTTTTCAGAAAACATGGGTGCTGCTTACTACAGCTACCTTTGGGCAGAAATGCTCGCTGCTGATGTCTACAGTGCCTTCCAGGAAATTCCACAAGGGGATAATGGTAAAGACCTCAGGAAACAAACTGGAGCTAGGTTTAGGGAGACTTATCTCTCCTTGGGTGGTAGTGTCCATGCTAGTCAAGTTTTTAGACAGTTCCGTGGCAGAGATCCTAATTATGAGGCTTTGTTAAGAAATGTTGGATTAAAAGATGATGAAGTtgatgattga
- the LOC123262602 gene encoding transmembrane protein 184B isoform X1, with translation MSNTTMGDVESTASSVVFSSTIGTIRETSTIVNDIEPTPIFLQTRAAQGISGAFVWLALFLTCQQIYQHLRWYTNPTEQRWIVRILFIVPIYATHSWISLLFFNNESYYVYFFTVRDCYEAFVIYNFLSLCYEYLGGEGNIMSEIRGKPIRSNCLYGTWCLVEKTYTIGFLRFCKQATLQFCLVKPVMAFVIIILQSLGHYRDGDWSPDGGYIYITVIYNISVSLALYGLFLFYFATRDLLTPFEPVLKFCTIKSVIFLSFWQGVLLAVLEKANVISPVIDNLGHATSAGTVSAGYQNFLICIEMLFAAIALRYAFPYQVYAAGCVTDSRGRSVTMQSISSSLKETMNPKDIMTDAIHNFHPQYQQYTQYSSGGTKNQRGMRVSSFDPDDPQNMPVPPPQRRNTSHQRVATISQNYNEKTMLLSSDDEFQ, from the exons ATGAGTAATACAACAATGGGTGACGTTGAATCTACAGCTTCTTCAGTGGTGTTTAGCTCGACGATTGGGACTATCAGAGAAACCAGCACGATTGTCAATGATATTGAGCCGACTCCAATATTTCTGCAGACACGAGCCGCTCAAGGAATTTCTGGAGCCTTTGTGTGGCTTGCATTGTTCCTTACTTGCCaacag ATTTATCAGCACCTGAGGTGGTACACAAACCCAACGGAGCAGCGATGGATCGTCCGTATTCTGTTCATCGTCCCGATTTACGCGACTCACTCTTGGATCTCTCTGCTGTTCTTCAACAACGAGAGCTACTACGTGTACTTTTTTACAGTCCGTGACTGCTACGAGGCGTttgtaatttacaattttttgtcACTGTGCTACGAGTACCTGGGAGGCGAGGGGAACATCATGTCGGAGATCCGAGGCAAGCCGATACGCTCGAACTGCCTCTACGGCACCTGGTGTCTGGTCGAAAAAACCTACACCATCGGATTCCTCCGGTTTTGCAAGCAAGCAACCCTGCAGTTCTGCCTGGTCAAGCCCGTCATGGCGTTTGTTATTATCATCCTGCAGTCGCTGGGCCACTACAGAGACGGAGACTGGTCTCCGGACGGCGGATATATCTACATAactgttatttataatatcaGCGTCTCACTAGCCCTCTACGGACTCTTTTTGTTTTACTTTGCCACTCGGGACTTGCTTACGCCTTTTGAGCCAGTTCTTAAATTTTGCACTATCAAGAGTGTTATCTTCTTGTCATTTTGGCaag gtGTCTTACTTGCCGTCCTGGAAAAAGCTAACGTAATTTCTCCAGTAATAGACAATTTGGGTCATGCAACTAGCGCTGGTACAGTATCAGCTGGCTACCAAAACTTTTTGATCTGTATAGAAATGCTTTTCGCGGCAATAGCTCTGCGTTACGCTTTTCCGTACCAAGTTTATGCGGCCGGTTGTGTCACCGATTCCCGAGGCCGCAGTGTCACTATGCAAAGCATCAGCAGCAGCTTAAAG GAAACAATGAACCCCAAGGACATTATGACTGACGCCATCCACAATTTCCATCCTCAATACCAGCAGTATACACAGTACAGTTCTG GTGGTACTAAGAACCAGAGGGGTATGAGAGTTTCGAGCTTTGACCCAGATGATCCCCAGAATATGCCAGTTCCACCACCGCAGAGACGCAACACTTCTCACCAGCGTGTTGCTACTATTTCccaaaattataatgaaaaaactaTGCTGCTAAGTAGCGACGATGAATTCCAGTAg
- the LOC123262603 gene encoding syntaxin-8, protein MALIYLDDNDPWITQHDECAKLLDEIMEQLNQRQSKPKASLAFASLSANIRFQMNQYSDHISQLKKKVSEALKLRVITVDEAERRTRQIEQLQSNYVKIKRLYDVKMNPAASERPSLFGNSSSAFAEGGTVGWDDQNDQDQNVSVVDLKSQNEAALLEQERGLDELYKVITRQKTIAQTIHTEVDHQNEIIDDLAEHMEQTDERLIDGTRQIRFIERKDRTCGYWVVIILLFISIICVAVV, encoded by the exons ATggctttaatttatttggatGACAATGATCcttg gaTCACGCAGCATGATGAATGCGCAAAACTTCTTGATGAAATTATGGAGCAGCTCAATCAGCGACAGAGCAAACCAAAAGCTTCATTAGCATTCGCTAGTTTATCTGCGAATATTAGGTTCCAAATGAATCAGTATTCGGATCATATTTCtcaattgaagaaaaaagtttCTGAAGCTTTAAAACTTCGGGTTAT aactgTAGATGAAGCAGAAAGACGTACCCGCCAGATAGAACAGCTCCAAAGTAACTACGTCAAAATAAAGCGTCTGTATGACGTGAAAATGAACCCAGCTGCTTCTGAAAGGCCTAGTTTGTTTGGAAATTCAAGCTCGGCGTTTGCTGAAGGTGGAACGGTCGGTTGGGACGACCAGAATGACCAAGATCAGAATGTTAGTGTCGTTGATCTCAAGTCTCAGAATGAAGCTGCTTTGTTag agCAAGAGCGGGGCCTTGATGAGCTGTACAAAGTGATAACAAGACAGAAAACAATAGCCCAGACGATACACACTGAAGTAGACCATCAGAATG aaataatTGATGATCTAGCCGAGCATATGGAGCAAACCGACGAAAGATTGATAGACGGAACAAGACAAATTCGTTTTATTGAGAGAAAAGACCGGACTTGTGGGTACTGggttgtaataattttattgttcatCAGCATAATTTGCGTTGCtgttgtataa
- the LOC123262602 gene encoding transmembrane protein 184B isoform X2, with product MSNTTMGDVESTASSVVFSSTIGTIRETSTIVNDIEPTPIFLQTRAAQGISGAFVWLALFLTCQQIYQHLRWYTNPTEQRWIVRILFIVPIYATHSWISLLFFNNESYYVYFFTVRDCYEAFVIYNFLSLCYEYLGGEGNIMSEIRGKPIRSNCLYGTWCLVEKTYTIGFLRFCKQATLQFCLVKPVMAFVIIILQSLGHYRDGDWSPDGGYIYITVIYNISVSLALYGLFLFYFATRDLLTPFEPVLKFCTIKSVIFLSFWQGVLLAVLEKANVISPVIDNLGHATSAGTVSAGYQNFLICIEMLFAAIALRYAFPYQVYAAGCVTDSRGRSVTMQSISSSLKETMNPKDIMTDAIHNFHPQYQQYTQYSSDVNTNLPYEKL from the exons ATGAGTAATACAACAATGGGTGACGTTGAATCTACAGCTTCTTCAGTGGTGTTTAGCTCGACGATTGGGACTATCAGAGAAACCAGCACGATTGTCAATGATATTGAGCCGACTCCAATATTTCTGCAGACACGAGCCGCTCAAGGAATTTCTGGAGCCTTTGTGTGGCTTGCATTGTTCCTTACTTGCCaacag ATTTATCAGCACCTGAGGTGGTACACAAACCCAACGGAGCAGCGATGGATCGTCCGTATTCTGTTCATCGTCCCGATTTACGCGACTCACTCTTGGATCTCTCTGCTGTTCTTCAACAACGAGAGCTACTACGTGTACTTTTTTACAGTCCGTGACTGCTACGAGGCGTttgtaatttacaattttttgtcACTGTGCTACGAGTACCTGGGAGGCGAGGGGAACATCATGTCGGAGATCCGAGGCAAGCCGATACGCTCGAACTGCCTCTACGGCACCTGGTGTCTGGTCGAAAAAACCTACACCATCGGATTCCTCCGGTTTTGCAAGCAAGCAACCCTGCAGTTCTGCCTGGTCAAGCCCGTCATGGCGTTTGTTATTATCATCCTGCAGTCGCTGGGCCACTACAGAGACGGAGACTGGTCTCCGGACGGCGGATATATCTACATAactgttatttataatatcaGCGTCTCACTAGCCCTCTACGGACTCTTTTTGTTTTACTTTGCCACTCGGGACTTGCTTACGCCTTTTGAGCCAGTTCTTAAATTTTGCACTATCAAGAGTGTTATCTTCTTGTCATTTTGGCaag gtGTCTTACTTGCCGTCCTGGAAAAAGCTAACGTAATTTCTCCAGTAATAGACAATTTGGGTCATGCAACTAGCGCTGGTACAGTATCAGCTGGCTACCAAAACTTTTTGATCTGTATAGAAATGCTTTTCGCGGCAATAGCTCTGCGTTACGCTTTTCCGTACCAAGTTTATGCGGCCGGTTGTGTCACCGATTCCCGAGGCCGCAGTGTCACTATGCAAAGCATCAGCAGCAGCTTAAAG GAAACAATGAACCCCAAGGACATTATGACTGACGCCATCCACAATTTCCATCCTCAATACCAGCAGTATACACAGTACAGTTCTG aCGTCAATACCAACTTGCCGTACGAAAAGCTGTGA